In the Oreochromis aureus strain Israel breed Guangdong linkage group 14, ZZ_aureus, whole genome shotgun sequence genome, one interval contains:
- the trip12 gene encoding E3 ubiquitin-protein ligase TRIP12 isoform X1 — protein sequence MSNRPNSNPGGSLRRSQRNTAAAQPQDHTVAGRLQSEQVKHKANSPPESRRPNSKAPKATASSATGQSRGHSSRRSGLTLSVASFVLQDDPEAAGTSEQERPGHQSKSEGNRGLKRSEAPDQISTFGPTPAKKSKSLPSPRDNTSETKKGPVKSKKRSLTSELPASSGRGQSKKSVAAGASPIQKRKKADSLPGLSSTAGSLPNRTEGRTAKPTKLASKSAASAKAGCSNVTDSSSSSASTSSSTTGTNSTTTQGARVKQGKDQTKARRSRSASSPSPRRSTRDKEQAKAASSSKFEWAARFNPKVNLPKPKLSLPGSSKTETSKPGPSGLQAKLASLRKSTKKRSESPPAELPNFRRSTRQKTTGSCASTSRRGSGLGKRGAADARRQEKMADSDNNQDGANSSAARTDDASQGASASSSVAGAVGMTTSGESESDDSEMGRLQALLEARGLPPHLFGPLGPRMSQLFHRTIGSGASSKAQQLLQGLQATGDESQQLQAAIEMCQLLVMGNEETLGGFPVKSVVPALITLLQMEHNFDIMNHASRALTYMMEALPRSSAVVVDAIPVFLEKLQVIQFIDVAEQALTALEMLSRRHSKAILQAGGLADCLLYLEFFSINAQRNALAIAANCCQSITPDEFHFVADSLPLLTQRLTHQDKKSVESTCLCFARLVDNFQHEENLLQEVASRDLLTNIQQLLVVTPPVLSSGMFIMVVRMFSLMCSNCPCLAVQLMKQNIAETLRFLLCGASNGSCQEQIELVPRSPQELYELTSLICELMPCLPREGIFAVDVMLKKGSVQTTEGAIWQWRDDRGLWHPYNRIDSRIIETAHQNGEDEISLSTLGRVYTIDFNSMQQINEDTGTARGIQRKPNPLANPNTGSHQEVRREDARAQLMKEDPELAKCFIKTLFGVLYEVYSSSAGPAVRHKCLRAILRIIYFADAELLKDVLRNHAVSSHIASMLSSQDLKIVVGSLQMAEILMQKLPDVFSVYFRREGVMHQVKNLAESESFLVTSPPKACPSGTASLCTTTISTASTTSANNTTPDLGSPSFQHSMDDSLDLSPQGRLSDVLKRKRLPKRGPRRPKYSPPRDDDKVDNQAKSPTSTQSPKSSFLASLNPKTWGKLGAQTNNANSEPSRTAGVSGLARAPPKDSISNNRDKIKAWIKDQATKFVERYFNSENVDGSNPALNVLQRLCTATEQLNLQVDGGMECLVEISSIVSESDVSSFEIQHSGLVKQLLVYLTANTDRELLSRDVRLKRFLHVFGGCPPPGMEPIGRLDLAENAPYLAMVHKMNSCLSQMEQFPVKVHDFPSGNGNGSRGSQALKFFNTHQLKCQLQRHPDCTNVKQWKGGPVKIDPLALVQAIERYLVVRGYGRIREEDEDSDDDGSDDEIDESLAAQFLNSGSVRHRLQFYIGDHLLPYNMTVYQAVRQYSLQAEEERESTDDEANPLGRAGIWTKTHTIWYKPVREDEDGSKDAVGGKRGRAQTAPTKTSPRNAKKQDELWHDGVCPSVINPLETYLTSEPPETITFDDPSLEVILLLRVLHSISRYWFYLYDNAACKEIISTNEFINSKLTAKANRQLQDPLVIMTGNIPTWLIELGKSCPFFFPFDTRQMLFYVTAFDRDRAMQRLLDTNPEINQSDSQDSRVAPRLDRKKRTINRDELLKQAESVMQDLGSSRAMLEIQYENEVGTGLGPTQEFYALVSQELQRADLGLWRGEEVTLANPKGNQEGTKYMFSSRGLFAVPFGRTTKPAHIAKIKMKFRFLGKLMAKAIMDFRLLDLPLGLPFYKWMLRHEMSISSHDLVNIDPGVAKSIQHLEDIIRQKKRLEQDRSQTRETLQQALESLNMNGCSVEDLGLDFTLPGFPNIELKKGGKDVPVTIYNLEEYLRLVVYWTLNEGVSRQFESFREGFESVFPLHHLQYFYPEELDQLLCGSKSETWDVKTLMECCRPDHGYTHDSRAVRFLFEVLSSFDAEQQRLFLQFVTGSPRLPVGGFRSLNPPLTIVRKTFESTENPDDFLPSVMTCVNYLKLPDYSSIEIMREKLLIAAREGQQSFHLS from the exons ATGTCCAACCGGCCTAATTCCAATCCAGGGGGGTCACTGCGCCGTTCACAGAGGAACACTGCTGCGGCCCAGCCACAAGACCACACAGTCGCTGGAAG GTTGCAGTCAGAGCAGGTAAAACATAAAGCAAATTCCCCACCTGAAAGTAGAAGACCTAATTCTAAGGCTCCCAAAGCCACAGCCAGCTCAGCCACTGGCCAGTCCAGAGGGCACAGCTCAAGAAG AAGCGGTCTTACTCTGTCCGTGGCTTCATTTGTATTGCAAGACGACCCAGAGGCTGCAGGAACATCTGAACAAGAGCGACCAGGCCACCAATCTAAGAGTGAAGGCAACCGAGGGCTGAAGCGAAGTGAAGCTCCTGACCAAATAAGTACCTTTGGCCCAACCCCTGCCAAGAAGTCGAAATCACTCCCGTCACCCCGAGACAATACCTCAGAGACCAAGAAAGGCCCAGTTAAGTCCAAGAAGAGATCACTTACTTCAGAATTGCCTGCATCGTCAGGTCGAGGCCAGAGCAAGAAGAGTGTGGCCGCTGGGGCCTCGCCAATCCAAAAACGGAAAAAAGCAGACTCTCTCCCCGGTCTTAGTAGCACCGCTGGGTCCCTCCCCAATCGTACCGAGGGCAGAACTGCAAAACCCACCAAGCTGGCGTCTAAATCGGCCGCCTCAGCCAAAGCTGGGTGTAGCAACGTGAcagactcctcctcctcctctgcctccacCTCTTCCTCTACCACAGGCACCAACAGCACCACCACCCAAGGCGCCCGAGTCAAACAAGGAAAAGACCAGACCAAGGCACGTCGCTCCCGCTCAGCATCTAGCCCCTCTCCACGCCGTAGTACACGTGACAAAGAGCAGGCCAAAGCTGCTAGCTCTTCAAAATTTGAGTGGGCAGCACGCTTCAACCCCAAAGTCAATCTGCCAAAACCCAAACTGTCCTTGCCTGGATCATCCAAAACTGAGACCTCCAAACCTGGGCCATCAGGATTACAAGCTAAGCTAGCAA GTTTGAGAAAATCCACTAAGAAGCGCAGCGAGTCTCCTCCAGCAGAGCTCCCCAACTTTCGGCGGAGCACACGCCAGAAGACCACGGGCTCCTGTGCCAGCACCAG TCGGCGGGGCTCAGGCCTGGGCAAGCGCGGGGCAGCCGACGCTCGCCGACAGGAGAAAATGGCCGACTCCGACAACAACCAAGATGGGGCCAACTCATCAGCTGCTCGCACTGATGATGCATCACAAGGGGCTTCAG CGTCAAGCTCGGTTGCTGGAGCAGTGGGCATGACCACCTCTGGTGAGAGTGAGTCTGATGATTCTGAAATGGGAAGGCTTCAAG CTCTACTGGAGGCCAGAGGTCTCCCTCCACATCTTTTTGGGCCCCTGGGACCCCGCATGTCTCAACTCTTTCACAGGACCATAGGCAGTGGAGCCA GTTCCAAGGCTCAACAGCTACTGCAAGGCCTCCAGGCCACAGGTGACGAGTCTCAGCAGCTCCAAGCCGCAATAGAAATGTGCCAGTTGCTGGTGATGGGCAATGAGGAAACACTTGGTGGATTTCCTGTGAAAAGTGTGGTGCCTGCTTTG ATTACACTGTTACAAATGGAGCATAACTTTGATATT ATGAACCATGCCTCGCGTGCACTCACTTACATGATGGAGGCACTCCCTCGATCTTCTGCTGTGGTGGTCGATGCCATTCCTGTCTTCCTGGAGAAG CTTCAGGTGATTCAGTTCATTGACGTAGCAGAGCAGGCCCTGACTGCCTTGGAGATGTTGTCAAGGCGACACAGCAAAGCCATTTTGCAGGCT GGTGGGCTCGCTGACTGCCTCCTGTACCTGGAGTTCTTTAGCATTAATGCTCAGAGGAATGCCTTGGCTATTGCAGCCAACTGCTGCCAGAGCATTACTCCAGATGAGTTCCACTTTGTTGCTGACTCTCTGCCACTGTTGACTCAGAGACTTACTCATCAG GATAAGAAGTCAGTTGAAAGTACTTGTCTCTGTTTCGCCAGACTGGTGGACAACTTTCAGCATGAAGAG AACCTGTTGCAGGAGGTGGCATCAAGGGACCTGTTGACAAACATCCAGCAGCTGTTGGTAGTGACTCCTCCTGTGCTCAGCTCGGGGATGTTCATCATGGTCGTGCGCATGTTTTCACTTATGTGCTCCAACTGTCCATGCCTGGCAGTCCAGCTTATGAAACAGA ACATAGCAGAAACTCTGCGTTTCCTTTTGTGTGGAGCGTCAAATGGCAGCTGCCAGGAACAGATTGAACTGGTACCCCGGAGCCCCCAGGAGCTCTACGAGCTGACCTCACTCATATG TGAGCTGATGCCCTGCTTGCCCAGAGAAGGCATCTTTGCAGTTGATGTAATGCTTAAGAAGGGCAGTGTCCAGacaacagagggagcaatctGGCAGTGGAGGGATGACCGGGGACTGTGGCATCCTTACAACCGCATTGACAGCCGCATTATTGAG ACAGCCCACCAGAACGGGGAAGATGAGATCAGCTTGTCAACCCTCGGCCGCGTATACACAATTGACTTCAACTCTATGCAGCAGATCAATGAAGACACAGGAACAGCACGTGGTATCCAGAGGAAGCCTAACCCTCTTGCTAACCCCAACACAG GCAGCCACCAAGAGGTCCGTCGAGAAGATGCACGAGCCCAGTTGATGAAGGAGGACCCTGAGCTGGCAAAGTGCTTTATCAAAACTCTGTTCGGGGTCTTGTATGAGGTGTACAGCTCATCAGCTGGCCCAGCTGTCAGACACAAGTGCCTTAGAGCCATCCTCAGGATCATCTACTTTGCTGATGCAGAGCTGCTGAAGGATGTGCTGAGGAACCATGCTGTGTCCAG TCACATTGCCTCCATGCTATCTAGCCAGGACTTGAAGATTGTAGTGGGTTCACTGCAGATGGCTGAGATCCTCATGCAGAAGCTCCCAgatgttttcagtgtttatttcagAAGAGAAG GTGTCATGCACCAAGTGAAGAATCTGGCAGAGTCTGAGAGCTTTTTAGTCACTAGTCCTCCAAAGGCTTGCCCCAGTGGCACCGCCAGTCTCTGCACTACCACCATCAGCACTGCATCCACCACATCTGCTAATAATACAACTCCTGACCTGGGCTCACCCAGCTTCCAGCACAGCATGGACGACTCACTGGACCTCAGCCCTCAAGG GCGGTTAAGTGATGTCTTAAAAAGGAAACGACTACCTAAAAGAGGACCTAGAAGGCCCAAGTACTCGCCACCAAGAGATGATGATAAAGTAGACAATCAGG CTAAGAGCCCTACCAGTACTCAGTCACCCAAATCATCCTTCTTGGCCAGTCTCAATCCCAAGACATGGGGCAAGCTGGGTGCTCAGACCAACAATGCCAACTCTGAGCCCTCGCGCACAGCAGGAGTGAGTGGCCTCGCAAGGGCCCCTCCCAAGGACTCAATTTCAAATAACCG AGACAAAATAAAGGCCTGGATCAAAGACCAAGCGACTAAGTTTGTGGAGCGCTACTTCAACTCTGAAAATGTGGATGGCAGCAACCCTGCACTGAATGTCCTCCAGAGACTTTGCACAGCCACCGAGCAACTCAACCTCCAG GTGGACGGCGGAATGGAGTGCTTAGTGGAGATCTCCAGTATTGTGTCAGAATCTGATGTGTCGTCTTTTGAGATCCAGCACAGTGGGCTGGTGAAGCAGCTGTTGGTCTACCTGACCGCCAACACAGACAGAGAATTGCTGAGTCGTGATGTGCGGCTCAAAAGGTTCCTCCATGTGTTCGGTGGCTGTCCG CCTCCAGGAATGGAGCCCATAGGTCGCCTGGATCTAGCTGAGAATGCACCTTACCTGGCCATGGTGCACAAGATGAACAGCTGTCTGAGCCAAATGGAGCAATTTCCTGTCAAGGTGCACGATTTCCCCAGTGGCAACGGCAATGGCAGCAG GGGATCTCAGGCACTCAAGTTCTTCAACACACATCAGCTTAAGTGTCAGCTGCAGAGACACCCAGATTGCACTAATGTTAAACAGTGGAAAGGGGGACCTGTAAAGATTGACCCTCTGGCTCTGGTGCAAGCCATTGAGCGGTATCTTGTCGTCAGAG GATACGGCCGAATCAGGGAAGAAGATGAAGACAGTGATGATGATGGCTCTGATGATGAAATAGATGAATCACTG GCGGCTCAGTTTTTGAATTCAGGCAGCGTACGTCACAGACTGCAGTTCTACATCGGTGACCACCTGCTACCGTACAACATGACGGTGTACCAGGCTGTGCGGCAGTACAGTCTGCAGGCAGAAGAAGAACGGGAGTCAACGGATGATGAGGCAAACCCACTTGGCCGAGCTGGCATCTGGACCAAAACGCACACAATATG GTATAAGCCTGTGAGGGAGGACGAGGACGGAAGCAAAGATGCTGTGGGTGGCAAGAGAGGCCGAGCCCAGACTGCTCCCACCAAAACCTCACCCCGCAACGCCAAGAAGCAGGATGAGCTGTGGCATG ATGGTGTATGTCCCAGCGTCATCAATCCCTTAGAGACATACCTCACTTCGGAGCCACCAGAGACCATAACTTTTGATGACCCTTCTTTAGAGGTCATCCTGCTGCTGAGGGTCCTGCACTCCATCAGTAGATACTGGTTCTACCTGTATGAT AACGCTGCGTGTAAGGAAATTATCTCTACCAATGAGTTCATTAACAGTAAACTGACAGCCAAAGCCAATCGTCAGCTGCAAGACCCCCTGGTCATCATGACCGGGAACATCCCCACGTGGCTCATTGAGCTTGGAAAGTCCTG CCCCTTCTTCTTCCCCTTTGACACTCGGCAGATGTTATTCTATGTAACCGCCTTTGACCGTGACAGAGCAATGCAGCGCTTGCTGGACACAAACCCTGAGATCAACCAGTCAGATTCTCAGGACAGCAGAGTTGCACCACGTCTCGACAGGAAAAAG AGGACGATAAACCGCGACGAGCTCCTAAAACAGGCAGAGTCTGTGATGCAGGATCTCGGCAGCTCCAGGGCAATGCTTGAGATTCAGTATGAGAATGAG GTGGGCACAGGTCTCGGTCCCACTCAGGAGTTCTACGCTCTGGTGTCTCAGGAGCTTCAGCGGGCCGATCTTGGTCTTTGGAGAGGCGAAGAGGTTACTCTGGCCAATCCTAAAG GAAATCAAGAGGGAACCAAGTACATGTTCAGCTCCAGAGGACTGTTTGCTGTTCCCTTCGGCAGGACGACCAAACCAGCGCACATAGCCAAAATCAAAATGAAGTTCCGTTTCTTAGGAAAGCTAATGGCTAAAGCCATAATGGACTTCCGACTG CTGGATCTGCCCTTGGGGCTGCCATTTTATAAGTGGATGCTACGGCATGAGATGTCTATAAGCTCCCACGACCTGGTGAACATTGATCCCGGTGTTGCCAAGTCAATCCAGCACTTGGAGGATATTATCCGTCAAAAGAAGAGGCTAGAGCAAGACCGATCACAG ACGAGGGAGACGCTACAGCAGGCTCTCGAGAGCCTGAACATGAATGGCTGCTCAGTGGAGGACCTGGGTTTGGACTTCACCCTTCCAGGATTCCCAAATATTGAGCTGAAAAAGGGCGGCAAAGACGTCCCAGTCACAATCTACAACCTGGAGGAGTACCTCAGG TTGGTGGTGTACTGGACTCTAAATGAAGGAGTGTCCAGACAATTTGAGTCGTTTAGGGAAGGGTTTGAGTCGGTCTTCCCCTTACATCACCTGCAGTATTTCTACCCAGAGGAG CTTGACCAGTTGCTGTGTGGCAGTAAATCAGAGACGTGGGATGTCAAGACGCTGATGGAGTGTTGTCGACCGGATCACGGATACACACATGACAG ccgtgcagttCGGTTCCTGTTTGAGGTGTTGAGCAGCTTCGATGCCGAGCAGCAGAGACTCTTTCTGCAGTTTGTCACAGGAAGCCCAAGGCTGCCCGTCGGAG GTTTCCGGAGCCTGAACCCACCTCTGACGATTGTGAGGAAGACGTTTGAGTCGACGGAGAATCCAGACGACTTCCTCCCCTCAGTCATGACCTGCGTCAACTACCTGAAGCTGCCTGACTACTCCAGCATAGAGATCATGCGAGAGAAACTGTTGATTGCGGCTCGCGAGGGCCAGCAGTCTTTCCACCTTTCCTGA